Proteins encoded by one window of Salarias fasciatus chromosome 1, fSalaFa1.1, whole genome shotgun sequence:
- the lpcat2 gene encoding lysophosphatidylcholine acyltransferase 2: protein MPPQRVFALPRQQSLLLPAVINPFVQDTKLTKAAVIKCVLLGIFLVPLRAILISLVLMVTWPVSVIITFKHPLKGAVEPMTGWRRFLCRNVMAALGRAYYFCMGFRVVVKGRQVTSSEAPILAVAPHSTFFDGIVCIVAGLPSTVSRVENLATPIFGRFVRCLQPVLVSRKDPDSRKNTIQEIDSRAKSGGHWPQVLIFPEGTCTNRSCLITFKQGAFIPGVPVQPVLMRYPNSMDTVTWTWQGFSSRTLLLLTLCQLYTTVEIEFLPPHIPTEEEKKSAPLFASRVRETMARALGVPVTDHTYEDCRLMISAGELTLPMEAGLVEFTKISRKLNLKWDNVRKELEGFAAMASSCKGGRITIEEFARFLKLPVSPVLEELFALFDRNGDGTIDFREYVIGVNILCRPANTEEVLQMAFQLFDTDDDQKITREEFTALLRSALGVSDLNMTKLFKEIDADASGFITFNEFQAFATTHPEYAKLFTTYLELQRYQAIQEATPGDLELASQMCSDEKQEDSTSDKKDD, encoded by the exons ATGCCTCCGCAGCGAGTGTTCGCCCTGCCGCGGCAGCAATCCCTGCTGCTGCCCGCGGTCATCAACCCCTTCGTTCAAGACACCAAACTCACCAAAGCCGCGGTGATTAAA TGTGTCCTGCTGGGGATCTTCCTGGTCCCTCTTCGAGCCATCCTCATCTCCCTGGTCCTGATGGTGACATGGCCAGTGTCTGTCATTATAACCTTCAAGCATCCTCTGAAAGGAGCCGTGGAGCCAATGACAGGCTGGAGACG ATTCTTGTGTCGAAACGTGATGGCTGCCTTGGGGAGGGCTTACTACTTCTGCATGGGCTTCAGAGTGGTGGTCAAGGGGAGGCAGGTCACCAGCAGCGAGGCTCCCATCCTGGCCGTGGCGCCCCACTCCACTTTCTTCGATGGGATCGTGTGCATCGTGGCGGGCCTGCCCTCCACCGTCTCCCGTGTGGAGAACCTGGCCACGCCCATCTTCGGCA GGTTTGTGCGCTGTCTGCAGCCAGTGCTGGTGTCCAGGAAGGACCCAGACTCCAGGAAGAACACGATCCAAGAGATTGACAGCAGAGCGAAGTCAGGAGGCCACTGGCCACAG gTCTTGATTTTCCCTGAGGGAACGTGTACAAACCGCTCATGTCTCATCACTTTCAAGCAAG GTGCCTTCATCCCAGGGGTCCCTGTGCAGCCCGTGCTCATGAGATATCCCAACTCTATG gaTACAGTGACTTGGACTTGGCAAGGTTTTTCTTC GAGAACGCTGCTGCTTCTGACCCTCTGCCAGCTCTACACCACAGTAGAGATAGAG TTCCTGCCGCCGCATATCcccactgaggaggagaagaaaagcgCGCCTCTGTTTGCCAGCAGAGTGCGAGAAACCATGGCCCG GGCCTTGGGGGTTCCCGTGACGGACCACACATACGAAGACTGCCGCCTGATGATCTCGGCCGGCGAGCTGACGCTTCCCATGGAGGCTGGCCTGGTTGAGTTCACCAAAATTAGCCGCAAACTCAA TCTGAAATGGGACAATGtgaggaaggagctggagggttTTGCAGCCATGGCCAGTTCCTGTAAAGGTGGACGCATTACCATCGAGGAGTTTGCCAGATTCCTGAAGCTCCCCGTCAGCCCAGTGCTTGAAGAGCTGTTTGCATTGTTTGACAGG AACGGAGACGGCACCATTGACTTCAGAGAATATGTAATCGGTGTGAACATTTTGTGCCGGCCAGCTAACACTGAAGAAGTCCTGCAAATGGCTTTCCAG CTGTTCGACACGGACGACGATCAGAAAATCACCCGCGAGGAGTTTACTGCTCTGCTGCGCTCCGCTCTGGGTGTGTCAGATCTGAACATGACCAAACTCTTCAAGGAGATTGATGCTGATGCCTCGGGTTTCATCACCTTCA ATGAATTCCAGGCCTTTGCTACGACCCATCCGGAGTACGCCAAGCTCTTCACCACgtacctggagctgcagaggtacCAGGCCATCCAGGAGGCGACGCCCGGCGATCTGGAGCTGGCCAGTCAGATGTGCTCCGACGAGAAGCAAGAAGACAGCACCTCAGACAAAAAGGACGACTGA